The Sulfitobacter sp. SK011 genome contains the following window.
TTTTCCACAGATCGTTCCACCGGGTTATAACAGCCGGAGCTGGCGGGGATTGAACGGCTGATCACGCCGCTTTGCACCTGTATCAGAGTGGACAACGACCAATTGCTAACATCGGCAGTTTTGGAAACCTATCTGGGCCCCATATCCGGGCAACAGATTTTAGCCGGACATATCGAACGCGGTGACGGCCAGCAAATCGATTGCGCGTCCGAAACATGCGAATAGGAAACGAAAAAGCGACGGTTTGCCAGAATTTGATTTCGGCATTGCCCTGAATGTCGGGTCAGTGATCTACGGCAATGTCGGCACGGCCAAACGGCTGGACTTCACCGCGACCGGTGCCGCCGTGGGCCTTGCCAGCCGGATCGAAGGGCTGACCCGTGATCTTGAGGTGCCTCTGATTGCCACAGCAGATTTCGCAGAAGTGTGCGATGTGACAGCGAAACAGCTCGGCCCGTATCCGATCCGGGGCTTTTGCGGTGCGGTCGAGCTTGTCACCTATACGCTAAGCTGAAAACAGGGTGCCAAGCGTCGCTTTTGATGTGTGCGCGATTGCGCTTGCGCGGTAAGACTGCGCCATGACCTATGTGCTGCACTATGCCCCTGATAACGCATCCTTGATCATCCGCCTTGCGCTTGAGCATGCCGGGCTGAATTTCCGCACGGTGTTGGTGGACCGCACCA
Protein-coding sequences here:
- a CDS encoding adenylate/guanylate cyclase domain-containing protein → MPEFDFGIALNVGSVIYGNVGTAKRLDFTATGAAVGLASRIEGLTRDLEVPLIATADFAEVCDVTAKQLGPYPIRGFCGAVELVTYTLS